A genome region from Natronobeatus ordinarius includes the following:
- a CDS encoding universal stress protein has product MTDDTPTGDGKLLVPIANPETAERQLETAIDVAADRSADVVVLFVLEVPPQLSLQDGRRYLLEDAHEQLLDEAAAMVEAAGLSVERRIRMARGVGQGIVGAAEAYDVETIFMGWRGRPPREKVVLGDHLDTVLKKAPCDVLVKRIQTPGPEAVDSVLVPVAGGPHDALAAETAASIAREHDATVHLLHVLTPENPERSRPEAERLLREKLPDLEGVAVERTLVEATDVGGTITDRTVDHDLTLLGVSRGGFFERRLLGTISEGVGRHAAGPVILAKRHESVPSRLGRLLR; this is encoded by the coding sequence ATGACAGACGACACGCCGACTGGCGACGGGAAGTTGCTCGTCCCGATTGCGAACCCGGAGACTGCCGAACGACAGCTCGAGACGGCGATCGACGTCGCGGCCGATCGCTCGGCCGACGTCGTCGTCCTCTTCGTCCTCGAGGTGCCCCCGCAACTGTCGCTCCAGGATGGCCGACGGTACCTCCTCGAGGACGCCCACGAGCAGCTCCTCGATGAGGCCGCGGCGATGGTCGAGGCGGCAGGGCTTTCCGTCGAGCGTCGCATCAGGATGGCGCGAGGCGTGGGACAGGGGATCGTCGGGGCCGCCGAGGCCTACGATGTCGAGACGATCTTCATGGGCTGGCGCGGCCGGCCGCCACGCGAGAAGGTCGTCCTGGGCGATCACCTCGACACCGTCCTGAAGAAGGCGCCGTGTGACGTCCTCGTCAAACGAATCCAGACACCAGGCCCCGAGGCCGTCGACTCCGTGCTCGTCCCGGTCGCCGGTGGCCCCCACGACGCGCTCGCCGCCGAGACCGCCGCCTCGATCGCTCGCGAGCACGACGCGACGGTCCACCTGCTGCACGTGCTCACGCCGGAGAATCCCGAGCGCTCGCGACCGGAGGCCGAACGGCTGCTGCGAGAGAAACTGCCCGACCTCGAGGGAGTCGCGGTCGAACGGACGCTCGTCGAGGCCACCGACGTCGGCGGGACGATCACCGACCGGACGGTCGATCACGACCTCACGCTGCTCGGCGTCTCCCGTGGCGGCTTCTTCGAGCGACGACTCCTCGGAACGATCTCGGAGGGCGTCGGCCGCCACGCGGCGGGGCCGGTGATCCTGGCGAAACGCCACGAGTCGGTGCCGTCCCGGCTCGGGCGGCTCCTGCGCTGA
- a CDS encoding MATE family efflux transporter produces the protein MALSAPIVASQVLNVGYNLADTYWVGRLGADPVAALSYSWAIVFLVVSVGGGLTVAGTVLVSQHKGAGNLTQSYHLAGQTLSFVTVVALVFALVGYVFSPWLISMVGATPGTDPHTMAVSYTRIIFAGVAFMFWFFIFDALSRGWGDTRTPLYLMIVSVTINVVIDPFFILGFQNNPVFAWVGAEGLEATLYAATGFEGYGVAGAAVATLISRGIAAVAGLYLLFSGRVGLQPELGDLRLRVETVREIVEVGVPIGAEQGLRALGIAALTAIIAIAGDDAVAAYGIVNRLSSLLFLPALGLARGTETVVGQNLGAGQVKRAKHAVYMSSVVVVAVFAVVIAVAYPLAEPIVGFFLEAEANDGDVEEVVRIGAAYITIAGPSYLFLGVFQMMLGGIRGSGSTRAAMLLSIQELWIFRIPIAYVLLVPVGMSVIGVWYAVAISYVASAIITAAWFLRGTWTDSVIDDPSPHPQTDD, from the coding sequence ATGGCGCTCTCGGCGCCCATCGTCGCCTCGCAGGTCCTCAACGTGGGGTACAACCTCGCGGACACCTACTGGGTGGGTCGGCTGGGAGCCGACCCCGTCGCCGCGCTGTCGTACTCGTGGGCGATCGTCTTTCTCGTCGTCAGCGTCGGTGGCGGGCTGACCGTCGCAGGGACGGTGCTCGTCTCCCAGCACAAGGGGGCCGGAAACCTGACCCAGTCGTACCACCTGGCCGGACAGACGCTCTCGTTCGTCACGGTTGTGGCGCTCGTCTTCGCACTCGTCGGCTACGTGTTCTCGCCGTGGCTCATCTCGATGGTCGGCGCGACGCCGGGAACCGACCCCCACACCATGGCGGTGTCGTACACCCGGATTATTTTCGCTGGCGTCGCCTTCATGTTCTGGTTTTTCATCTTCGATGCCCTCTCGCGCGGCTGGGGCGACACACGGACCCCGCTGTACCTGATGATCGTGAGCGTCACGATCAACGTCGTCATCGACCCCTTTTTCATCCTTGGCTTCCAGAACAACCCCGTCTTCGCGTGGGTCGGCGCCGAGGGACTCGAGGCCACGCTCTACGCCGCGACCGGCTTCGAGGGCTACGGCGTCGCCGGGGCCGCCGTCGCCACCCTCATCTCCCGCGGCATCGCCGCCGTTGCCGGGCTGTACCTGCTGTTTTCGGGTCGCGTCGGCCTCCAGCCGGAACTCGGCGACCTTCGATTGCGCGTCGAAACCGTCCGTGAGATCGTCGAGGTCGGCGTCCCGATCGGGGCCGAACAGGGACTGCGTGCGCTCGGCATCGCGGCCCTGACGGCGATCATCGCCATCGCGGGCGACGACGCCGTGGCCGCCTACGGTATCGTCAACCGCCTCTCCTCGCTGCTGTTTCTCCCCGCCCTGGGGCTCGCCCGCGGCACCGAGACGGTCGTCGGGCAGAACCTCGGCGCGGGGCAGGTCAAACGGGCGAAACACGCCGTCTACATGAGTTCGGTCGTCGTCGTCGCCGTCTTCGCGGTCGTGATCGCCGTCGCCTATCCGCTGGCCGAGCCGATCGTCGGCTTCTTCCTCGAGGCCGAGGCGAACGACGGCGACGTCGAGGAAGTCGTCCGGATCGGCGCGGCGTACATCACGATCGCCGGCCCCTCCTACCTCTTTCTGGGCGTCTTCCAGATGATGCTCGGCGGTATCAGAGGCAGCGGCAGCACGCGCGCCGCGATGCTGTTGTCGATCCAGGAACTGTGGATCTTCCGCATCCCTATCGCGTACGTGTTGCTCGTCCCCGTCGGAATGAGCGTGATCGGCGTCTGGTACGCGGTCGCGATCTCCTACGTCGCCTCGGCGATCATCACCGCCGCGTGGTTCCTCCGGGGCACCTGGACCGACAGCGTGATCGACGACCCCTCTCCACACCCACAGACCGACGACTGA
- a CDS encoding stage II sporulation protein M has translation MRLSTAVRVVVATLRKRPSDLLPFYVLGAAVPAITRVVPFLAFVVAYLALETTGRLEVIWTELATLEEPPADPEADPEAFEQWSEAFATAIEPAFSPAEFGLFLVGLVVLTLVVTILLSVLLYALVSAGQVATCYARLRDERGLPAGVEGVRRYWLSFLGLFLLEFFFWMTAAAVVGTITAMLVVVAISAGVGALGVLFALFGLLTWLALGAVIRALFAFTPVAVVVDDVSALRSVRASAGFLRRQPVEAIFYYAVAIVALFGIGFLTSILSVVGAPSLVALLSVFVVLPALDLLKTTLFGGYRRSISPPPAPDRSLRSQFSGGIRRGWSELLAFVRETPGIHAVVIAISLGSFWVGWIAAAPFVDAGFEASILARLEGVVPPIFALELFGNNWTVAFTTAFAGLALAIPALASLAFNGFVFGIYARLEVDPDALLAFVAPHGLFEIPAILVAGALGISLGLAWWRAVRGQLTRTELANDLERAFWVVVGLGVVLAVAALLEGFVSPYYFRLFL, from the coding sequence ATGCGTCTCTCAACGGCCGTCCGCGTCGTCGTTGCCACGCTCCGCAAACGGCCATCCGATCTGCTCCCGTTCTACGTCCTCGGCGCTGCCGTGCCGGCGATCACCCGGGTCGTCCCGTTTCTGGCGTTCGTCGTCGCCTACCTCGCCCTCGAGACGACCGGCCGACTCGAGGTGATCTGGACGGAGCTGGCGACGCTCGAGGAGCCCCCGGCCGACCCCGAAGCGGATCCGGAGGCGTTCGAGCAGTGGTCAGAAGCGTTCGCCACGGCCATCGAACCGGCGTTCTCGCCGGCTGAGTTCGGGCTCTTCCTGGTCGGGCTCGTCGTGTTGACGCTCGTCGTTACGATCCTCCTCAGCGTCCTCCTGTACGCCCTCGTCAGCGCCGGACAGGTCGCCACCTGCTACGCTCGGCTCCGGGACGAACGCGGATTGCCGGCGGGCGTCGAGGGGGTTCGACGCTACTGGCTGTCGTTTCTGGGGTTGTTCCTGCTCGAGTTCTTCTTCTGGATGACAGCGGCGGCGGTCGTGGGGACGATCACGGCGATGCTCGTCGTCGTCGCGATTTCGGCCGGCGTGGGCGCGCTCGGCGTCCTCTTCGCACTGTTCGGACTGCTCACCTGGCTGGCTCTCGGGGCCGTCATCCGTGCGCTGTTCGCGTTCACCCCCGTCGCGGTCGTCGTCGACGACGTGAGCGCGCTTCGATCGGTTCGGGCCAGCGCCGGCTTCCTCCGGCGACAACCGGTCGAGGCGATCTTTTACTACGCGGTTGCGATCGTCGCCCTCTTCGGGATCGGCTTTCTGACGTCCATCCTGTCGGTCGTCGGCGCACCGAGCCTCGTCGCGCTCCTCTCCGTGTTCGTCGTCCTGCCGGCGCTCGACTTGCTGAAGACCACCCTGTTCGGCGGCTACCGGCGCTCGATCTCGCCACCGCCGGCACCCGACCGCTCCCTCAGGAGCCAGTTCTCCGGAGGGATCCGGCGGGGCTGGTCCGAACTGCTCGCGTTCGTCCGTGAGACGCCAGGCATCCACGCCGTCGTCATCGCCATCTCACTCGGCAGTTTCTGGGTCGGGTGGATCGCCGCCGCCCCGTTCGTCGACGCGGGCTTCGAAGCGTCGATCCTCGCCCGACTCGAGGGTGTGGTTCCGCCGATCTTCGCCCTCGAGCTGTTCGGGAACAACTGGACCGTCGCGTTCACCACCGCGTTTGCGGGACTCGCGCTCGCGATCCCGGCACTCGCGTCGCTCGCGTTCAACGGCTTCGTCTTCGGCATCTACGCCCGACTCGAGGTCGATCCCGACGCCCTCCTCGCGTTCGTCGCTCCCCACGGACTCTTCGAGATTCCGGCGATCCTCGTCGCCGGCGCGCTCGGGATTTCGCTGGGTCTCGCCTGGTGGCGGGCCGTTCGCGGGCAGCTGACTCGCACAGAGCTGGCGAACGACCTGGAACGGGCGTTCTGGGTGGTCGTCGGACTCGGCGTCGTGTTGGCAGTCGCGGCGCTCCTCGAGGGGTTCGTCAGTCCGTACTACTTCCGGCTCTTTCTCTGA
- a CDS encoding chloride channel protein encodes MSPHRSVYNLLSSVGLRLVEGIETSFRGRLFVLGVLVGIAGGLGAVAFQYLLIGVTALFFAGATSQAALLERAVELPWYYRVLAPAIGGAIVGLIASYSGGGLVRGEGVPEVIEAIERTRGRLPLRVVPAKAVASAVCIGSGGATGREGPIVQIGGTIGAAVGNRLDLPDPQTSVLLAAGAGAGLGGTFNAPIGGMIFAWEVLLGRVTRENVPPVAIAAVVGTATANVIVGLPDPIFSVPPISIESGWEGVAYVGLGVVGAAVALAFANSLYAIEHGFERLPVPTDLKPALGGLCLGVIALSIPQVYGVGYPVIQDALVGGFVLEAIVAFGIAKIVATSLTLGSGGSGGIFAPTLYVGAMAGTVYGTLLDQTVPVPVADPTTYAAVGMGAVFAGASHAPLTAIVVVYELTGDVWILPPLAIACLISAVLSRRASEGSIYTIGLLERGVEVDSRRLF; translated from the coding sequence ATGTCTCCGCACCGTTCCGTCTACAACCTCCTTTCTTCCGTCGGTCTCCGGCTCGTCGAGGGGATCGAGACGTCGTTTCGCGGCCGGCTGTTCGTTCTCGGCGTCCTGGTCGGAATCGCTGGCGGGCTCGGTGCCGTCGCCTTCCAGTACCTGCTGATCGGAGTCACCGCGCTGTTTTTCGCCGGAGCGACGTCGCAAGCAGCGTTGCTCGAGCGAGCCGTCGAGCTCCCCTGGTACTATCGGGTTCTCGCGCCCGCCATCGGCGGCGCGATCGTCGGACTGATCGCCAGCTACAGCGGCGGCGGCCTGGTGAGAGGCGAGGGTGTCCCGGAGGTGATCGAGGCGATCGAACGGACACGCGGGCGGCTTCCCCTGCGCGTCGTGCCGGCGAAAGCGGTCGCGTCGGCGGTCTGTATCGGCTCCGGCGGCGCGACCGGTCGCGAGGGGCCGATCGTCCAAATCGGCGGCACGATCGGCGCCGCCGTCGGCAACCGTCTCGACCTTCCCGATCCCCAGACGTCGGTGTTGCTGGCGGCCGGGGCTGGCGCGGGACTCGGTGGGACGTTCAACGCCCCGATCGGTGGGATGATCTTCGCCTGGGAGGTCCTGCTCGGGCGCGTCACCAGGGAGAACGTCCCGCCGGTCGCGATCGCCGCGGTGGTCGGGACCGCGACGGCGAACGTCATCGTCGGACTGCCGGACCCGATCTTTTCGGTGCCGCCAATCTCGATCGAGAGCGGCTGGGAGGGCGTCGCGTACGTCGGCCTCGGCGTCGTCGGCGCGGCCGTCGCGCTCGCCTTCGCCAACTCCCTCTATGCCATCGAGCACGGGTTCGAGCGACTTCCCGTTCCCACCGACCTGAAGCCGGCGCTGGGTGGACTTTGTCTCGGCGTCATCGCGCTCTCGATCCCGCAGGTCTACGGCGTCGGCTACCCGGTGATCCAGGACGCGCTCGTCGGCGGGTTCGTCCTCGAGGCCATCGTCGCGTTCGGGATCGCGAAGATCGTCGCGACGAGTCTCACGCTCGGGAGCGGCGGTTCCGGCGGTATCTTCGCCCCCACGCTCTACGTCGGCGCGATGGCCGGCACCGTCTACGGCACGCTATTGGACCAGACGGTCCCTGTGCCCGTTGCCGATCCGACGACGTACGCCGCCGTCGGTATGGGAGCTGTCTTCGCCGGAGCGTCACACGCGCCGCTGACGGCGATCGTCGTCGTCTACGAACTGACCGGCGACGTCTGGATCCTCCCGCCGCTCGCGATTGCCTGTCTCATCAGCGCAGTGCTGTCGCGGCGCGCGAGCGAGGGGAGCATCTACACGATCGGGCTCCTCGAGCGCGGCGTCGAGGTCGACTCGAGGCGGCTGTTCTAG